The Lewinellaceae bacterium genome has a segment encoding these proteins:
- a CDS encoding SH3 domain-containing protein, whose amino-acid sequence MSTKKVMPRLEFIIIAIFFISFILWAMRKCSQNRDLYQEENPVTTEETVTPTDSIITPEIFDKPKQLTPANPSSVDIRSADQPPSRSIREKYTPLYVTLENLNIREQPALNAKVLDRVQLYDEVTFLNEVTDSIYEIKLGNVMTQAPWVKVKSPKGKVGWVYGAGVHYYKKRLEGLE is encoded by the coding sequence ATGTCTACAAAAAAGGTAATGCCCCGTCTCGAATTTATAATCATAGCGATTTTTTTTATTTCCTTCATCCTATGGGCCATGCGCAAATGTTCTCAAAACAGGGATCTCTACCAGGAAGAAAACCCGGTAACCACGGAAGAAACCGTGACGCCAACGGATTCCATCATCACTCCCGAAATTTTTGACAAACCAAAACAGCTCACACCTGCAAATCCATCGTCCGTAGATATCCGGTCGGCTGACCAACCTCCTTCACGAAGCATCAGGGAAAAATATACCCCGCTCTACGTGACACTTGAAAACCTCAACATAAGAGAGCAACCAGCCCTGAACGCCAAGGTGCTCGACAGGGTGCAATTATACGACGAAGTGACCTTTCTCAATGAGGTGACCGATTCTATTTATGAAATTAAACTTGGAAACGTAATGACCCAGGCACCCTGGGTGAAAGTGAAATCTCCAAAGGGAAAAGTAGGCTGGGTGTATGGGGCCGGGGTGCATTATTATAAAAAAAGACTGGAAGGACTGGAATAA